Proteins encoded in a region of the Atopobium sp. oral taxon 416 genome:
- a CDS encoding DNA topoisomerase I: MILVVTEKNDAATQIARLLSESGKPKADRVYSTPIYCFKHDGEDWVTIGLRGHIMAPGFPHELKYSKKEGWYGLTDGGEKLPAHLPDTLAKPPYPKAKNGRIRKPFEADGVDIKGWKIPALPYLVWSPIEKVPAEKEIIRSLKNLAKKADSIIIATDFDREGELIGSDALRQVRQVAPNTPVSRARYSAFTKQEITHAFTHLVPLDQDLADAGESRQYIDLIWGAALTRYLTTARFAGLGNTRSAGRVQTPTLALVVQREKEREAFVPKPYWVISGELSHADDTFKVRHTTARFWDKDKADVAYSAVKDAKKAKVVDVTKKSRTVRPPAPFNTTSLQAAAAAEGLAPGRTMRIAESLYMRGLISYPRVDNTVYPHSLDLKETVFALSGVPQYSKVCRELMAQPRLTATRGRQETTDHPPIYPTAAADPTTLTGADWKLYNLIARRFLATLMGPATIESTKLTFDIAKEPFQATGDVLAKAGFRAIYPYGLKKDEQLPPLKVGDVCTVEHLNMDAKATEPPARYSQGKLIQEMEKHNLGTKSTRASIIDRLYEVKYLRNNPIEPSQLGMAVIEVLHTYAPHITTPDMTSELEQDMNQVAEGKETQAEVVDHSRALLAGMLDALIVHEEDLSDAIADALTADARIGVCPKCGHDLVVKSSAKTHSSFVGCTNWPDCDVTYPLPRGRIEALEGDAAVCPECGAPRIKVHPFRSRAYEMCVNPKCPTNYEPDVVVGECPACAKEGKKAKLIAHKSEKTGKRFIRCENYEECGTSYPLPARGKLEATGETCPACGAPSVIVHTARGPWKLCPNPKCPDNQKRVAARGSRRRGGTRTRRSARTSRKTTKA; encoded by the coding sequence TTGATACTGGTCGTTACCGAGAAAAATGATGCGGCGACGCAGATCGCGCGGCTGCTGAGTGAGTCGGGAAAACCGAAAGCTGACAGAGTCTACAGCACACCCATCTACTGCTTTAAGCACGACGGGGAAGATTGGGTGACTATCGGACTCAGGGGCCACATTATGGCTCCTGGTTTTCCTCACGAGCTGAAATACTCCAAGAAAGAAGGCTGGTACGGCTTAACTGACGGCGGGGAGAAGCTGCCGGCGCACCTGCCGGACACCCTGGCGAAGCCGCCCTACCCGAAAGCAAAAAACGGCCGCATCAGGAAACCGTTTGAAGCCGACGGCGTGGACATCAAGGGCTGGAAGATCCCGGCGCTGCCTTACCTGGTCTGGTCCCCGATCGAGAAAGTCCCCGCTGAGAAGGAGATCATCCGCTCGCTCAAGAACCTCGCCAAAAAGGCAGATTCCATCATCATCGCCACCGACTTCGACCGAGAGGGCGAGCTGATCGGCTCTGACGCGCTGCGCCAGGTGCGCCAGGTCGCTCCGAATACCCCAGTGTCCCGTGCACGCTATTCTGCTTTCACGAAACAGGAGATCACCCACGCCTTTACGCACTTAGTGCCGCTCGACCAGGATCTGGCGGATGCCGGCGAGAGCCGCCAGTACATCGACCTGATCTGGGGCGCCGCGCTGACGAGGTATTTGACGACGGCGAGATTCGCAGGACTGGGGAACACCCGCTCCGCAGGCCGCGTTCAGACCCCGACACTGGCACTGGTCGTACAGCGCGAAAAAGAGCGTGAAGCCTTTGTACCGAAACCTTACTGGGTTATTTCCGGAGAGCTCTCGCATGCGGATGACACCTTTAAGGTCCGCCACACGACGGCACGCTTCTGGGATAAGGACAAAGCCGACGTGGCCTACAGCGCTGTCAAAGACGCGAAAAAGGCTAAGGTCGTCGACGTCACGAAGAAGAGCCGCACCGTGCGTCCCCCTGCGCCGTTCAACACCACCTCACTGCAGGCTGCTGCAGCCGCAGAGGGGCTGGCACCGGGCCGAACGATGCGGATCGCTGAGTCGCTCTATATGCGCGGCCTGATCTCCTATCCGCGTGTCGATAATACCGTCTATCCGCATTCTCTTGACCTCAAGGAGACGGTCTTTGCGCTCTCGGGCGTCCCGCAGTACTCCAAGGTGTGCCGTGAGCTGATGGCACAGCCAAGGCTGACCGCGACCCGTGGCCGGCAGGAGACTACGGACCACCCGCCTATCTATCCGACCGCAGCCGCCGATCCCACTACGCTGACCGGTGCAGACTGGAAACTCTATAACCTGATCGCCCGTAGATTCCTGGCGACCCTCATGGGTCCCGCTACGATCGAAAGCACCAAACTCACCTTTGATATCGCCAAAGAGCCGTTCCAGGCCACCGGCGATGTGCTCGCCAAAGCAGGCTTCAGGGCGATCTACCCGTACGGCTTAAAGAAGGACGAGCAGCTCCCGCCCCTTAAGGTTGGGGACGTCTGCACAGTCGAGCATCTCAATATGGATGCCAAGGCGACGGAGCCGCCGGCGCGTTACAGCCAGGGCAAGCTGATCCAGGAGATGGAGAAGCACAATCTGGGAACCAAATCCACCCGCGCCTCCATCATCGATAGACTTTACGAGGTCAAATACCTCAGGAATAACCCGATCGAGCCTTCGCAGCTCGGTATGGCGGTGATCGAGGTGTTGCATACCTACGCCCCGCACATCACGACGCCGGACATGACGAGCGAGCTTGAGCAGGATATGAATCAGGTGGCCGAGGGCAAAGAGACCCAGGCTGAAGTCGTAGACCACTCCCGTGCACTGCTCGCAGGCATGCTCGATGCGCTGATCGTGCACGAGGAGGATCTGAGCGACGCAATTGCGGATGCGCTCACCGCTGACGCAAGGATCGGCGTGTGCCCGAAGTGTGGGCACGACCTGGTCGTGAAGAGCTCTGCGAAGACCCACTCCAGCTTTGTGGGCTGTACGAATTGGCCTGACTGTGACGTCACCTATCCGCTCCCCCGGGGACGCATTGAGGCCCTCGAGGGGGATGCCGCAGTTTGCCCCGAGTGTGGCGCGCCCCGCATCAAGGTACACCCGTTCCGCAGCCGCGCCTACGAGATGTGTGTCAATCCCAAATGTCCAACCAACTATGAACCGGATGTGGTTGTGGGAGAGTGCCCGGCCTGCGCCAAAGAAGGCAAGAAGGCTAAGCTGATTGCGCACAAGTCAGAGAAGACCGGCAAGCGGTTTATCCGCTGTGAGAACTATGAGGAGTGCGGGACGAGCTATCCGTTGCCGGCCCGTGGTAAACTGGAAGCGACCGGGGAGACCTGCCCTGCCTGTGGTGCCCCGTCTGTGATCGTCCACACCGCGCGCGGGCCTTGGAAGCTCTGCCCGAATCCGAAGTGCCCGGATAACCAGAAGCGTGTTGCGGCACGGGGTAGTAGACGGCGTGGAGGTACCCGTACGCGCAGAAGTGCGCGTACTTCCAGGAAGACGACGAAGGCATGA
- the tmk gene encoding dTMP kinase: MRDGLFISFEGIDGCGKSTQVARLAKCLKGQGHEVVCTREPGGTRISEKIRMILLNPANTELAPITELLLLEASRAQLVQEVILPALERGAIVLSDRYADSTSAYQEAGRALQHAEVVQANKLGTCGVEPDITFLMDMNPHEALARAMEHGADRIEAAGIAFQERVRQGYLTLVKEYPNRIQVIDASMSLEEVSISIDQVLAKELDRREVHHD; the protein is encoded by the coding sequence ATGAGAGACGGGCTCTTTATCAGCTTTGAGGGGATCGATGGGTGCGGCAAGTCAACCCAGGTAGCGCGGCTCGCTAAATGCCTGAAAGGCCAAGGCCATGAGGTGGTGTGTACCCGTGAGCCGGGTGGTACGCGCATCTCAGAGAAGATCCGCATGATCCTACTTAACCCTGCCAATACAGAGCTGGCACCGATAACCGAACTTCTGCTCTTGGAAGCCTCACGGGCACAGCTCGTACAGGAGGTCATTCTCCCCGCACTTGAGCGGGGCGCGATTGTCCTGAGTGATCGCTATGCGGATTCGACCTCAGCCTATCAGGAGGCGGGTCGAGCCCTTCAGCATGCAGAAGTGGTGCAGGCAAACAAGCTCGGCACCTGTGGGGTTGAACCTGACATCACCTTTCTGATGGATATGAACCCTCACGAAGCGCTCGCGCGCGCTATGGAGCACGGGGCAGACCGAATTGAAGCAGCAGGGATCGCTTTTCAGGAGCGGGTTCGGCAGGGGTACCTCACGCTGGTCAAAGAGTATCCTAACCGTATTCAGGTGATCGACGCCTCCATGTCGCTCGAGGAGGTCTCCATATCGATCGATCAGGTGCTTGCGAAAGAACTTGACAGACGCGAGGTTCACCATGACTGA
- a CDS encoding ATP-binding protein, which produces MTDVQEKRALPPALARLRYQPLAQEFLAHAVTEDHIDHAYLFVGEPGSGSSEAAEAFAQCLVCPHGGDGSCDECIRVHHHTHPDVHWMSPDSSVGYLVAQIRGVIEDAQLTPVRAKTKVYILTNAALLRGASANALLKTLEEPPAHVVFILIARSAEACMETIVSRCQVVAFRSIPQEVAVKSVVNETGVSERDARIALAVAQTPETAVQYLGAPSRRDLRAKLVHTLGDLHGQDDWDVLCAADNVVSIVQDPLAQMRKEQKAARDEAAEYLGATALKKLENSQKRELSARERSGMMEVFTVTQSVLRDALLESEACEHDPVNSDFTQVVDTIAAAGTQKILRALQAVDEARGNLEHSVSPQLTLEVMLCAIKEALS; this is translated from the coding sequence ATGACTGACGTGCAGGAGAAGCGGGCGCTACCTCCCGCGCTGGCACGGCTTCGCTATCAGCCCCTGGCTCAGGAATTTTTGGCCCATGCGGTGACCGAAGACCACATCGACCATGCTTATCTTTTCGTCGGCGAGCCGGGATCGGGGAGCAGCGAGGCGGCGGAAGCCTTTGCGCAGTGTCTGGTGTGCCCCCATGGGGGAGACGGTAGCTGCGATGAGTGCATCCGTGTCCACCATCACACTCACCCCGATGTGCACTGGATGAGTCCGGACAGTTCGGTGGGGTATCTGGTCGCGCAGATCCGTGGGGTGATCGAGGACGCACAGCTGACGCCGGTGCGCGCTAAGACTAAAGTGTACATCCTCACCAATGCGGCGCTGCTGCGGGGAGCGAGCGCCAATGCGCTGCTCAAGACCCTCGAGGAGCCGCCGGCACACGTGGTCTTTATCCTGATCGCTCGCTCGGCTGAGGCGTGTATGGAGACGATCGTCTCCCGCTGCCAGGTCGTTGCCTTCCGTTCCATCCCGCAGGAGGTGGCGGTCAAAAGCGTCGTCAATGAGACTGGCGTGAGTGAGCGAGACGCCAGAATTGCGCTGGCGGTCGCTCAGACGCCGGAGACTGCCGTGCAGTATCTCGGGGCGCCTTCACGGCGCGACCTGCGCGCTAAGCTGGTCCATACGCTGGGGGATCTTCACGGCCAAGACGACTGGGATGTGCTGTGCGCGGCGGACAATGTGGTGTCGATCGTGCAGGATCCGCTGGCCCAGATGCGCAAAGAACAGAAGGCGGCGCGGGATGAAGCGGCTGAGTATCTGGGTGCCACCGCCCTGAAGAAGCTTGAGAACTCACAGAAACGTGAACTTTCCGCTCGTGAGCGTTCAGGTATGATGGAGGTGTTCACCGTGACGCAGTCCGTGTTGCGCGATGCGCTCCTCGAGAGCGAAGCTTGTGAGCACGATCCTGTGAACAGTGACTTTACCCAGGTTGTCGATACGATCGCTGCCGCCGGCACACAGAAAATCCTTCGTGCGCTGCAGGCGGTCGACGAAGCTCGCGGCAATCTTGAACATAGCGTATCACCCCAGCTGACCTTAGAGGTCATGCTGTGTGCCATCAAGGAGGCACTCTCTTGA